The region TATTACTATTGTTAACGACGAAGCTGACTCCATCCTTGGGTCTGTTTTCGCTCCTAAGCATAAATTAAGGCAATTAAAGTAAATAGCTGCTAGACTGAATGGAAAGAAGGTGACTCTAAATAAGGCATAAGAACACAGTGTGTAGCCATGTTTACAAATCTCGTCACCACACTCAGATATTTTCTATGCCAATGAAGATGCTTTTGGATTCCGACGCAATGAGTCTatgaagttcaaattttgtggTCTTTTTTCTAGTTAGTGGTGAAATTAACCAGCCATCGACTTGCTCAAACCTCAATCCTCCAAAAAATGGCCTAAAAATGACCCTTTGTTCCACCGTCCCCCCACTACCTTCAAGAAATGGCTTGACAAAATCTATATTAAAATCTctgatatttctttgaacataaAAATCATGtcctttagaaaaattaaataaaaaaaaatagttttttttaactgaaagtaaggagcgacattaaaacttaaaacgaacagaaattactccgtatatgaaatgggttgtcacctccgcaacgcctcgctctttacgctaaagtttttaattgttttaaaaagtagaattgtggcaaagagtcaaactttagcgtaaagatacCAATACATCCCGAGCGATTtagtccctctttttcttttttgatatatgtatatatatatatatatatatatatatatatatatatatatatatatatatatatatatatatatatatatatatatatatatatatatatatatatatatatatatatatatatatatattgtgtgaGTTTTGAGTCCCTTCTCGCTATCTTGCTTTGCATATCTCGCTCTCCTTCTCCATTTGTTCTTCTCTCTTCTCTGTTCAGTTCTTCCTAGCCTATCCCTCTATTTTTCTCCGTACTTTGTCTACAATGCGTGTTGACACGTGTTTTTGTTAAGAACAACCAgcagttatttttatttggttccGTCACGTAGTCCGAGTTCGGGACTTATTGACGTCcatccaaaaagaaatatttattctagTCATAATACGCTTATACCCATATTTAGTGTTGTTACTTTAGTTCTTATTAGTCCATCTCTTTCGAAAAgcgttaaaataaaataaaaataaatttttgagagAATGTATGCACTATGGACCTTTCAAAGACTTTTTTATATGCTTTGGTATGAAGACCGCCTCTGACGATcacatttttcaaattctacCATCGCGAATAACTTAATTAAGTACAGTTTGGAATTACAGAATAAGTGCTTGAAGAACTCTAATACTTTCACtcgaaatatcaaattacaGTACCATCGGAAATCGATATGAGATGTAGGATCATTTATTAgtttaattattgatttttttcaggTCCCAGTTCAGAATTTATAAGTAATCAGCCGAATTATCCAGTGATGCCTTTGGTCCCAGTTCGTCTGTATCCTTCAAGAAAAAACGTGGCTACTTACCATAGAAATCCTAATGCATCCAGTTCTCCTGTTATTTCTGCACTATCAACTAAAACAATGCCGTCATACCGATATTCAAGAAACATGCCTATCACACCCGAGAGCTACAGGGCTGCATTTCCTCCTGTTCCAGAACCATCATACTATTTTCCGGGTCACTCAAGTCCTCCACTCAACTCACTGCCATCGCTTAGCCTTCTGCATTCAGTTATTCCTGTTCTGCCAAGCAATGTTTCtcctaaaaaattgaagtttggtTCATATCCTACATTTAGTGACCTTAAAAGGCACTTTAAAGCTAAAATGCTTCCAACGACAACCATACCGCAAGTAATTCCCCCAATTAGTGGCACAACAATGTATACTGTACCATCTCCAATACATATATCTAGTCATCCATACAACAGCTTACAAAGTAGACCTTCAAGTAACTATTAGCGAAGTGTGGAAATATTGattgattttgtaaaaattattctAATAAATTTCTTATGCCGGACACAATCATgtaattgaatatatatatatatatatatatatatatatatatatatatatatatatatatatatatatatatatatatatatatatttgccttgttttggaaaataaggggaaacaccccctaaaagtcatacaatcctaacgaaaatcacaccgtcgcattcagcgtatcagaaaaccctactgtagaagtttcaagctcttatctacaaaaatgtggaacttagtatttttttaccagaagaccgatcaaggatgcgtgtttatttgtttgtttgttttctttttcccccaggggtgatcgtatcgaccaaatggtcctagaatgttgcgagagggcacattctaacggaaattaaaaattctagtgcactttttaagggaccaaaaaaattggagggcacctaggcccctcccacgctcatttttcccccaaagtcaacggatcaaattttgagagcgGGCTTAGGGGGGTGCGAagctcccccaccaactaggtgttggtgtggtgcGAAGCGTCACAATAACAGCTAGTTgtgagtaaaatggctatctcaaaatttgattggatgcgtttgaggaaaagagggcttagggggggggggggtctagctGCCTCTGATCAATTTCGACTCTTGATAAAGGaactaaaaatttcaagttccaatcaaatgagccccctccgatgtttatacgaccaccccttccatgaGAACCATAAATGCCCTCTGTATTTTACTTTCCACACGCGCTCCTGGGCCCTTCGGGTTGTATTAACACCGATGTTTTGTTATTTGAGCTTAGAaatatttataacaaaatatCCACCTCAAAATTTATATCGAATGCGCTTAGAGAAAAGAGGGCGTGGGGGGGGCAagttgccctttgatcacttaTCACTCTTAAtaagagcactaaaactttcaatttccactcGAATGAGTCCCtttgaagtttatgcgaccgcCCCTTCCATAAGAAGCTTATATGAACCCGGAGCAAAACTTTCAACACATACCCCCTGGCTGTTgggggaagtttttttttttatctttgaacAAATTTGAAccatttgaacaaaatggctatctcaaaattttgagaggatACATTTAGGGGAAagagggtgggggaggggtctatttgccctccaatcactgttgacccttaaaaaggaaaatagaactttcaatttctaatctaaTGAGCCCACTCCGAAGTTAATACGACCCCCTTCTAACAAACCTTATTTATCCCTGGGGCTGTGTGGGGCTGTGGCAACCccaaaggcattgttatattatacaggaactattttgaacaaaatgaatatctcaaaatttagagcaaagttatttggggaaaaagggcgcgGGGACCTGGTTTctctttgatcacttttgactcttacaaaaagaactggaagtttcaatttccaatcaaaatgaGCCCCCTTACAAAGTTAGTACGACCAGTCTTTCCGCTAAACCTTATAttttaacaatgggcaactacCATAAGTTACAGCCCTTGGCTCGGGGCTTTGGGAGATTTTTCTACCCGTAAGGTAAAGTTACTTGAATTTTggaccatttaaaaaaaataattattttaaaatcttaatcgaatgcattttgaaaaaatagaggCTGAGAGGGGAAGGCTGGTTGTCTTGCGATTACTATTGATTctcaaaaagtgaactagaacgttcgatttccaatcgaataagccacCTCCAAAGTTTGTACGGCCGTCCCATCCGTAAGAACTTTATTtattaactttcaatttccaatcaaatgagcctcctctgaaGTTAATCCAACTAcgccttccataaaaaccttatttgcccctGGAGCATAACTTTCAACACGTGGCCCTTGGCTCTAGGGTTTTTGTGGACCCCGGAGTTTCTGTTATCtgattttctaattattttgaacaaaatggctatctgaaaattgtcattggatgtatttggagaaaagagagcctggggggttagttgccctacaatcactttttaatcttgaaaagaccatctttaaactttttttttcttaagaaaagttACATTTACATGAAGTAAATGTAACCATCCAAAACAGTCAATAAACATGACAAGCCAGTGGGTATAATCATTTGCCCCTTGCCCCAAGCATTTTGGCAAGTGACAACTCTAGTCAGTGCCAGGCAAAGTTCACAAAAAGTATTTACACGAGCTTTTTAGTCCCAACCTGTTATCTCTGTCAACTTTCATCATCGGAAAACTCGTCTACAATTGCTACTCATTTCAtactttcaaattatttttcttagccTTTACATTAGTCTGCTATGATAACTCAACCTCCAAAACACGAAAAAGAATGGAAATAaattaagatgaaaaaataaatgctatCGGACATTCTACGCCACACATTCTGCTAAAATTCTGTAATGTAGGTATAATATTCGCTAGTTCcatcttttcttcattatttttatttgtaataatttctttttggctGTTCAATTTTATATGGTGAGGGGAACTTTCTGCGGGGGAGATTTCCGGGGGGCTTGCGCCTGGTAAATCAGAAGAACAATAGTCTTTGTGGTGATTAGTGCCATGTACGTATTTTATACTTACTTCGTATCGAAGAATCTTATCCAAGAttcttatatgccccaaggaaTACcgcataaaacattttttacctGATTATACCACCTCAGTATTCGTCAATCAGTGCGTCAATATGTCGTATAGTATGCGTCAATAATTCCCTGCCCCTGGTTCCACTGCTGCGTCGGTCCCGACACGATTTTTTTCTGGCGGAATAGACGTCGACAGAATCGGAAGGAGGTTCACAAAGAAACGCGGACTTTTGCGTCGCTGCGACAAACTCTAGAAGAATTCATATCAGGTTCTCAAACTGacttctttttatcatttacatttttcgttattttttttttaaatcagaacaACGCATGCGATTTGTCGTGTGAGTCGAAATTATTCAACGCATCCGATATTGCAGCAAAACGGATGGTTTTGTGTTGTTTGTCGCACGATTTGTGTCATTTGTCCCATGTCGCAGGATTTAGCGCGAAATTGCAGCAATGGGAACCACGGGTTAGTGTCGTTCCGGCGTAAGCAACCCATGAACAGGGTTGCCATTCTTAGTCTATCATTATTTCAAGCGATCTTTTTTCTATTgcctagtgatttttttttgctggtgaattttagtgattttactcCCAAGACTAGTAATTTTTTCCTTAATCTAGTGATTTCCTATGATATAGGGTGTGAAGCAAAAATTCAAGCGAATAAATCATCCAGGAAGCTGATTATTGAAAGCAAAAGGACTCTGCATCTCGGAGAAAGAATAAACCAAAAGCCCGAATCGACATTGTTAAGCTGCAAGATAAAGAAGTTCGGCAAACTTTAAACATGGAGCTAACGAACCATTTTGATACCCTAAACTTGAATGAGGAGGAAAACCGCGACCCTCAGCAAAGATGGGAGGCCTTCAAAATGTTGATGAGAGAGACACCGAAGAGATCCCGGGCTGaactaaattcaaaaaaaccATTGTGCTACCACCAGAACAGTGTCAGTAGCCAGAGAGCAAAGAAAAAGATTAGTGGCTCTAATGATGTCATGAAAGAGTTTCACAGACAGGTCAAGCGCTCTGCTCGTGTAGACCACCACGGAATGCAGGAAGAGACTGTTTTGTCATTCGAAAAAGTAGCTCGCACTCATGACACCCGCAACCTCTGCCAGATTCCCAAGCAATCGACTGGTAAGAAAGCTGCTTTGTATGAAGTTGTCAGCGAAGGATCAGGAAAATTCATTAGCTGTCAAAAGAATAGTCTGACCAAACGGAAAGATCACTTCCAAACACTAACTAGCCCATTCCAATCATCAGCTCCTGGTGGTCCCCCTAGCAATAAAATGGAGCCTTATAATGTTGAGCTTGTCTTCCATCAAGAGCAGATATATTCAAATCAATTAGGGCCCTGAAGAACAACGAAGCCCCAGGCCAAGATGGTCTCCCCTTGGAAATGTACAAACAGTGCCGTGAGATCACTGCGAAACAGCTCTATGGTTTGCCTGAAGAAGTACAGAGGGCCAAAATTCTCCCAAAGGACTGGAAGACATGAGCTGCTCTCCATTTCTACAAGAAAGCTGATAAAACTGAGTGCAAAAATTACCGGGGAATAAGTCTAATTGACActgcaataaaattttgagactatTCTTCAAGGGGGGGGAGAAAATAAGCCAAGCCAGTTTTTGTCCGGGGAGAGGCTGCACTGACAATATTTTTGCACTCTACCTCATTATCCAGCAGCTCAAAAAGGTATAATTTGTCCATGCTTCTGATATTTCTGGATTTTGCTGTTGCCTTCGACTCGATAAACCGccaaaaactttggaaaattcgaaaaaaacaCGGAAACCCCCAGAAATCTGTCAAACTACCTAAAGCATACTAAAAGAGATCAGTGAGCCGAATTTGGTTTTACGGAGAAGACACTGAGGAGTTCCCGATTGAGTGTAACAGCGCTTCCTCCTGTCTCCTTCTCTGTTTAACTACTGCATTGATAGGGTGCTTGAGAATACATAATCTTCTCATACAGGAGATCAGATTGAAAGAGCTTTTTACTTGGAGACCTTGCCTATGCTGATGATGTCGGAATCCTCTCAGACCCAGAGAAAGCCCAAACTATGGTTGATGATGTGGTTACTTGGACAGATTGCATTGGCTTGAAAGTCAGTACAGGGAAAACAGAATCTGTGACAATAAATCACACTGATCCTCTTTTGCCAACTATAAATCAGGTACAATTTGGTCAGATCAACAATTTCACATATTTTGGCTCTCAGCTTTATACTGATGAATCTTTATAAGGTGATATTAAACAGCGATTTCAGAAAGCCCACACGGTCTTTGCTTCCCTCTGAAAAGAATTGTGGAACCAGTGTAAAAATAGTCTAGGTACTATAGTTCGAGCCTACCTCACTTTTGTTGAAACAATCCATCTTTATAGATGCGAAACTTGGTCAGTGAAGTGACTAcatgaacaagagctaagagctcatatggcacttgtgacgaggcgagaagagctaagagccaagagatcatatggtatgagctctaacaaaattctatgaatcaatagattgatttaaaaaggaaaataagaggcttaatgccagtcaagatttaaaataagagctctgagtcacaaagtccttctaaatatcaaaattcattaagatccgatcacccactcgtaagttataaatacctaattttttctaatttttcctctaccttttgccccccagatggtcgaatctgggaaaacgactttatcaagtcaaattgtgcagctccctgacacgcctaccaattttcattgccctagcacgtccagaagcaccgaactcgccaaatcactgaacccctacccccaactcccccaaagagagcgaatccagtacgattctttcaatcacgtatcaaggacatttgtttattctatccaccaagcttcatcccgattcctacactccaagtgtttttccaagatttccccctccaaatcccacaatgtcaaaagatctggtcgggatttgaaataagagctctgagacatgaattccttctaaaaatcaaatttcattacgatccgatcatctattcgtaagatataaatactccaattttcatgttttccaagaattccggttccccccttcaactcccccgaatgtcacaggatctggtcggaatttgaaattagagctttaaagcacaagatccttctaaatatcaaatttcattaagatctggtcaccctttcgtaagttacaaatacctcaattttcaatattaccccccctcccaattccaccaaagagagcagatccggtccagttatgtcagtcacgtatcttacacaggtttctattcttcccatccagtttcatcctgatctcaccgctttaagtattttctaagatttccggtccccccaactgccccccccaattacgcttgatccggttgagatttaaaataagatatcggagttacgaggtccttctaaatatgaagtttcatgaagacctgatcactccttcgtaagttaaaaatacgtcatttttcttatttttcagaattaccccccccccccccgcaattgagcggatccgttccaattatgtaaatcacgtatgcaagacttctgcttatttttccaaccaagtttcatccctatccctccaatctaagcgtttcccatccttttaggtttccccatcccaaacttcccccaatgtcaccagatccggtcaggatttaaaataagagcttggagacacgatatccttctaaaaatcaaatttcatggagatccaatcaaccgttcgtaagttaaaaatacctcattttttctaatttttcagaattaacccccccccccccaaataccccaaagagagcggatccgttctggttaaggcaatcatgtatctaggactcgtgtttttttccactaagtttcatcccgatccctccactctaagtgttttccaatttttatgtttctccctcccaactccacccccccaatgtcaccagatccggtcgggtttaaaataagagctctgagccacgatatccttctaaatatcaaatttcattgagatccgatcacccgttcgtaagttaaaaatacctcatttttttatttttcagaaataccccccccccaactagccaaaagagagcggatccgttccgtttatgtcaatcatctatctaggacttgtgtttatttttcccatcatgtttcatcccgatccctccactctaagtgttttccaagttttaggtttccccctcccaactccccgcccccatcaccagatccggtcgggatttaaaataagagttctaagagacgatatccttctaaacatcaaatttcattgagatccgatcacccgttcgtaagttgaaaatacctcatttttctaatttttaagaattacccccccccccaccaactaccccaaagagagcaaatcagttccgattatgtcaatcatgtatctgggacttgtgcttattttttccatcaagtttcatcccgaatccctccactctaagcgttttccaagattttaggtttccccctccaactccccccaatgtcatcagacccagtcgggatttaaaataagagctctgagacacaatatcattccaaacatcaaacttcattaagatccaatcacccgctcataagttaaaaatacttcattttttctattttttccggattaaccggcccccaatcccccccccagatggtcaaatcgggaaaacgactatttctaatttaatctggtcgggtccctgatacgcttgccaaatttcatcgtcctagcttacctggaagtgcctaaagtagcaaaaccgggactttaggttttccccctccaactcccccgaatgtcatcagatccggtcgggatttaaaataagagctctgagacacaatatcattccaaatatcaaatttcattaagatccaatcacccgctgataagttaaaaatacttcattttttctattttttgcgaattaaccgggcgtTAATcaacttggttaataccaattgccataaaaagCACTGGAGGTGTTTTAGCATACCTGTCTACGTATTATCTACAGGATACACCTGAGTGATTGCATGTCAAACTTGGATACACGACGAATGTGTGGTATCAAGATCATACGTTGCCATCACGATCAAGGAGTTTCGATTGAAATCGTTGGGCCATGTCTTATGGAGGCCACCAGTGTACTTGCCTCGCCAAATCCTTCTAGCAAAGCCTTTCAGCTCATGGAAGAGACGCCAAGCAAGACAGCAGAAAAATCGGTGGAACTTG is a window of Artemia franciscana chromosome 7, ASM3288406v1, whole genome shotgun sequence DNA encoding:
- the LOC136029293 gene encoding uncharacterized protein LOC136029293 isoform X1, whose protein sequence is MTGHMNHLNLKLHGKTNLISDYFVHVKAFRAKLALLEGQVLKTMTIATCIGAILGHHDQKLDPQSLLLRTLKIQNKLLSHAGSKRPALIGLGSLLENKPRGPSSEFISNQPNYPVMPLVPVRLYPSRKNVATYHRNPNASSSPVISALSTKTMPSYRYSRNMPITPESYRAAFPPVPEPSYYFPGHSSPPLNSLPSLSLLHSVIPVLPSNVSPKKLKFGSYPTFSDLKRHFKAKMLPTTTIPQVIPPISGTTMYTVPSPIHISSHPYNSLQSRPSSNY
- the LOC136029293 gene encoding uncharacterized protein LOC136029293 isoform X2 → MKEANLLKVLKTMTIATCIGAILGHHDQKLDPQSLLLRTLKIQNKLLSHAGSKRPALIGLGSLLENKPRGPSSEFISNQPNYPVMPLVPVRLYPSRKNVATYHRNPNASSSPVISALSTKTMPSYRYSRNMPITPESYRAAFPPVPEPSYYFPGHSSPPLNSLPSLSLLHSVIPVLPSNVSPKKLKFGSYPTFSDLKRHFKAKMLPTTTIPQVIPPISGTTMYTVPSPIHISSHPYNSLQSRPSSNY